In Pan troglodytes isolate AG18354 chromosome 20, NHGRI_mPanTro3-v2.0_pri, whole genome shotgun sequence, the genomic window GGATAAGAAGGCGAGGTggaggggatggggtgggaggggacGGTGGCCCCCAGGGTCCTGGGACCCGCTGAgattcctctccctcctcctccgcTCAGCACTGGCATTGGCATCGGTTTCTATGGCAACAGTGAGACCAGTGATGGGGTGTCCCAGCTCAGCTCCGCGCTGCTGCACGCCAACCACACACTCAGCACCATTGACCACCTGGTGAGGGGCCAGCAACCAGTGGGACCCCAGACGCATACCTGGACGGGCTCCCCACACCCAAGGACGAAGGGATCCAAACTCAGAGCTAAGACCCCAGGCTTGAAGCTTAGGAACCCAGATTCAGAACTTCATCCTGAGACCCACAGACCTCACACTATCCACCCAATCCCCGACCCTGGCTGCAAATTGAGGACCTCACACACAGGCCCAGCCCTGGACCTTACCTGGAACCCCCAAGCCACACAGAAACCAAGCACCAGCGACACCAGCCCCTGTCCACGGGCCAGATCCAGGGCCCCAGACCTGATTCTTGGCCCGTAAGCAAGCTCAGGGACCCCCGCCCTGAGGCCCAGGTCCCCGACTTGAGGCTTCAGCTCCGACATCAGCCCTAGGATTCTGGGCCCTGGGGCTGAGGCCTGGCCCCACCTCATGCCTTAGATTCCATGTCCAGCTGCAGACTCTAGACCATGGGACCCAGACTTGAGACCCCAGATTCTGGAAGGCAGATGAAAACTTCAGACCTAAAGCTCCACACTTAATCTCAGTCCTGGGGCTGGACTCACtaccctgggctcaagctaccAACCATCCAGAGCTCTGGATAGAGGCCACAGAACTCCATGAACTTGATCTTGAagcccctccccaaccccttccCTTCCTCAATCCTCAGATGTCCCAGACTCCAGATCTCAGACACCCGCTACTATGCACCCCTCCTTCACTTCTAAAACCCCATGCCTCGACCGCGGGCTCCCCCCAGGATGTCCTTCCAGACCTCAGCCCCTGTCCTATCCCCAGGTGTTGGAGACGGTGGAGAGGCTGGGCGAGGCGGTGAGGACAGAGCTGACCACCCTGGAGGAGGTGCTCGAGCCGCGCACGGAGCTGGTGGCTGCCGCCCGAGGGGCTCGACGGCAGGCGGAGGCTGCGGCCCAGCAGCTGCAGGGCCTGGCCTTCTGGCAGGGAGTGCCCCTGAGCCCCCTGCAGGTGGCTGAAAATGTGTCCTTTGTGGAGGAGTACAGGTGAGACGCTGCTCTTCTTGCTCTCTGTGCCGGCAGCTCTCAGGCGGAGTCCCCGGGGGGACAGTTGGCAATGCCTGGAGGCAGTTTTGGTTGTGACAGCTGGGGAGTATGTGCGCACTGCTGGCATCCAATGGGTAGAGCCCAGGGACTGTTCAACACTCTGCAATGCACAagacccccctccccacccattGGCAGGGAATGATCCAGCCACCATGACAATTATGACgaggctggccaggcgcggtggctcaggcctgtaatcccagcactttaggaggccaaggtgggtggatcacctgaggtcaggagtttgagaccagcctggccaacatggagaaaccccgtctctaccaaaaatacaaaaattagctgggcgtggtggcagatgtctgtaatcccagctactcaggaggctgaggcaggagaatcccttgaacccgggaaatggaggttgcagtgagccgagatttcgccattgcactccagcctgggcgacagagtgagactccatctcaaaaaaaaaaaaaaaaaaaaagatgaggttgAGAAACCTACTGTGGAGGGACAGATCACCAGACCCCATGGCCATCCTGACACCCATGTCCTcgcccattcactcactcacccccTCCACGTCACTCCACTCACTTATTCACACATGCGTTCATTCCTTGACTCACTCATTCAGCAGCAAGTCACTCTTGGACTCAGTTACTCCTGGACTAACCCAGCAGGCCACTCACTCAGTCGTTCATCCGTGTGACATGTGTATTTGTTcagcactattttttttctttttttttttgagatggagtctcactctgtcgcccaggctagagtgcagtggcgcgatctcgactcactgcaacctccgcctcctggattcaagcgattctcctgccgcagcctcccaagtagctggcattacaggcacgcgccaccacgcccggctagtttttgtatttttagtagaaacggggtttcaccatgttagccaggctggtctcaaactcctgaccttgtgatctgcccgccttggcctctgaaggTGTTGTTCAGCACTATTTATTTAGCACCCTCTCGTGAAATAGGCAGCGTACCTACAGATCAGGAACCTGAGCTCGaaagccagccagcccctccctAACCATGCGGCGGCAATCAAGTTACTTTGCAGGcctctgccttggtttccccatctgtgaaatgggaatcgGGGCAGCGTCCCCCTTGTTGAATTGGTTCGAGTTGTTGAGTTGGCATCTGAGTGCTGAGAAGGACGATTAGCACAGGGAGAGCACCGCAGAGATATGAAGTGTAGTCACCCTGGTGGCGGGCAGGGCAGTGAGCAAGTGGCAGAAATCCCTGCCACGTGGCTGCGTCCTCCGGGGGGAACCAGCAAGGGACAAACGTAGAGAAAAACATTGTAAGGTGTTGGACCATGAGAACTTTGGAGAAAATTACAGAGGGGACCGGgcactgtggttcacgcctgtaatcccagcactttgggaagccgaggcaggcggatcacgaggtcaagagatcgagactatcctggctaacatggtgaaatcccgtcgctactaaaaatacaaaaattagcccggcatggtggtgggcgcctgtagtcgcagctacttgggaggctgagacaggagaatcgcttgaacccgggaagtggagcttgcagtgagcagagatcgtgccactgcgctccggcctgggtgacggagcgagaatccatcttaaaaaaaaaaaaaagaaaattatagaggGAGATGAGGTGGGACAGAGTCTGGCAGTTCATCAGGGGGACTGAGAAGGTGGCAtttggaggagaggaggcagTGAGCTGTGCAGTGTCCAGGCAGCCACCCTTCCCAGCGGCCACCATGACGGTGTCCTCATTGCTTTGACCATTagtaatcattcattcattcattcattcatttatccgaCGTCAGCTGGAGGCCCTGCCCGCGGGGCATGCGCTGAGATTTGGGAGGCCTTCCGGGATGCTGCGCTCCAGCTGGGAAGGCCGACTGGGGCTGAAAAAGCTGGAGGTCAGGACACACCCGCAGGGCAGCAGGTGCAAGAGACAGACAGGCCTGGGTTTGAAGAAGTCCAGGTTCTGCATTGTGGTCAGGCCCAGGGGCTGCACAAGCCGGGCCTCAGCTCCTTCTCCTGGGGGAGGGCAGGGAATTGGGGGGAGCCATAAGGGTGATGCCAGGGTGAGGCAGACCCACCATCGCTAGAAAATATCTTCCGGGTGCACCACTGCGAAAGCACCCCACACTTGGGAGTCCCTCGACAGACAAATCAGGGGCCTCCAAGGGAGTCTTGCTGGAGGGGGCACTTGCAAGGCTGGGTGGAAGCAGCCAGAGACCAGGGTAAGGAGTGAAGCCCAAGCTTGTGGGGCCTGCAGAGAATGGCAGGAGGATTAACTGAGCACTTACTACGTGCCGGGCACTGTGCTGTTGTTAGGGCGGGTCCTTGCTCCCGGAGCTCCCAAGATCGTGgtggccacttccaagatggcggcaagcctcgtgttctctgacctggggttcttggcctcacggattccaaggaatggaatcctGGGCCCTGCGGTGAGTGTtttagctctattagaagccgtgggtcacggaagagaaccgtggaacccagcgaCCAGTGTTCAGCTCGATCAGGAAGAACCCAGGCAGTTAgctgtgcaggaacaatggcgagcCTCTAGCCGGATTGGGAGCGGCAATGGGTGTCTCCCTGGATCACGCGCACAGCGGACACCCTGCCGGATCCGGAGGGTGGAAGTCAGCGGCGGGTCTGCGAcggcggcaaacagcagtggtggacggcgagcgaaagctcagctccaGCCGTAACAgacacggaccagaagagtgtgcagtttcaagttttaatagagtgaaaacagagttCCCATACAACgggaggggacccaaagtggGTAGCCGTTGCTGGCTGGAATGCCTGGGTTTCTATgccgatcattgtccctccccctgtgctctcaggtcatagatgattggctatttctttacctcctatTTTTGCCTAACTAGCactttagtgagctctctttactacctgattggttgggtgtgagctaaattgcaagccccgtgtttaaaggtggatgcggtcaccttcccagctaggcttagggattatTAGTCGGCCTCGGacatccagctagtcctgtctctcactgTGGCTTGCATGCTTGCACCTCCTGAATCATGGTGGTGGGCCCTTCACTGATATTTAaggattaacttttttttttttttttcatttttgagactaagtctcactcttgtcgcccaggctggagtgcagtggcgcaatcttggctcactgcaacctccgcctcatgggttcaaatgattctcctgcctcagcctcccaagtagctgggattacaggcgtgcaccaccacgcccggctaattgttgtatttttagtaaagacggggtttcaccatgttggccaggctggtctgaaactcctgacctcaagtgatccgcctgcctcagcctcccaaaatgcgcggattacaggcgtgagccacctcgcccggccaagTATTAACTATTAACTAACATCTCAGTTCCCTCGTTCACGCTCAGGCTAACCTCTAAGTGTGTCCACGTGCTTGGCACTCTCCTAAGCACTTCTAGTCATGCAGCCCACTCGAGGCAATATTCTCAAGCCAGTGTTGTTGTGCTCCCCACGTTACATGTAGGGAAACTGAGGAACGAGAGGCTAAGGTTACCGAGACAGAGTTACCCCTCCGCCAGTTAAGCGGAGGGGCTGGGGTTGAGAccaggcagcctctgcctccagacgTCATGCCCTCCGGGGATGCGATGGGATCTTTGGTGCAGTCTTGAGAACGAGTATCTCCACTCTGCAGGGTGGGGTTGGGGATGGGGAGCTCGGAGAGAACACATCACGTGTCCCTGGTCACAGGGCACATGTGTGCGGCCCGGCCAGGGGATAGTCCCAGGTGCTCAGGACCTGTATTCTAAACCGCCCCAGTGTCCTGTCTCATGATAACACTATTTCACAGAGGACCTGGGCTGTGGCCCAGACACAGTAAAcagcaggaggctgagcttggagGGTGGTGAATGTGAGGCTGAGCTGGGGGGCAGGGTGAATGTTGGTGGGGGGTTGCTGTTCCGCCGGGGTGCCTGGAGGCAGGTTTGTGGTTTCAGCCctaccctctcccctcccaggtggCTGGCCTACGTCCTCCTGCTGCTCCTGGAGCTGCTAGTCTGCCTCTTCACCCTCCTGGGCCTGGCGAAGCAGAGCAAGTGGCTGGTGATCGTGTAAGTGCAGGCAGTAGGGGGACCCAGTGCTTGCCTGGCACTCTCCTGGCAGGCAGGACCTCAGTCTTACAACTCTCCTACACGGAGGACCGTGGTCCTTCAGGGCCGGGTACACACGAAGAAAAGAGAGTCAGAGCAGCCCAGGAGGGAGGCGGGGACAGACCTGAAAACAGGCAGCCCTAACAGTATGAAGTATGCTGGAATCATGGCAGAAATAATCATTGTGTTTGCAATAAAGATGAggatgaggccaggcgcggtggctcatgcctgtaatcccagcactttaggaggccgaggtgggtggatcatgaggtcaggagttcgagaccagcctgaccaacatggagaaaccctgtctctattaaaaatacaaaaattagctgggtgtggtggcatgcgcctgtagtcccagctactcaggaggctgaggcaggagaatcgcttgaactcaggaggtggaggttgtggtgagccaagatcacaccattgcactccagcctgggcgacacagtgagactccatctcaaaaacaacaacaacaacaacaacaaaaaaacagatgagGATGATGATCTATTGAGGGTCATGCACGCTGAGTCCTTCAGTTGCCTCCACCCCATGAAGGAGCTACCATAAGGCTCCATGGGGCCGGTCAGGGACCTGACTAAGAGCGCAGAGGGTGGCCAAGTCCAAGACTGAGCCGTCCTTAAGTGTCGTGGCAAAGCCGCAGGACCACACTGATTTCACAGCTCGCTCTACGCGCCCGACACTCTTCTCTGCACTCCCTGGAGCATCTCATGCCCCCTGTGAGGAAGGTGCTTCCTTctgcctgttttttattttgagaaggtcttgctttgttgcccagactggagtgcagtggcatgatcacggctcactacagcctctgtcccctgaggctcaagtgatccccccacctcagcctccagagtagctgggaccacgggcttacaccaccactcccggctaagttttttttttttttttttttgagctgcaGTTtggctcttgtccaggctggagttcagtggcgcgatcttggctcactgcaacctctgcctcctgggttcaggcgattctcctgcttcagcctcccaagtagctgggattacaggcatgtgccaccacacctgtctaattttgtatttttagtagagatggggtttctccatgttggtcaggatggtctcaaactcctgacctaaggtgatccacccgcctcagcctcccaaagtgcctggattacaggcatgagccaccgtgcctggcctaagttttgtatatttttatagagatggagtcttgctatgttgcccaggctggtctcgaactcctggcctcaagtgatcagcctgcctcagccttccaaagtactgggtttacaggcatgagctaccacgcctggcccttctCCCTGTTTAACAGAGGGAGAGACTGAAGATCAGAGAGGTTGGGCCACTTGCTCAGGGCCACACAGCTAGAAGTgctagagctgggatttgaaccagacAGGCCATTCTCATTGGAGGAGTCCCTGTATTGTCTCTGGCCCTGGTGGGGTGAGGCGGAGTTGAACCTGTACCTCCATTGCCCCTGAGAGAGTGGGAGAGACCCCGCGAAGGCTTGCAGACCCATAAACCTAGCCAACACAGGGCAGGTCTGGGACTGGAAGCCAGGCCTTCAGTTTGGGGACCCCTGGGTGCCCTTCTTGCTTATTGGTCACCCTACCAATGCTGACACGCCCCCTGCACCCCTCCCCATCCGGAAAGTCCAGAGACTTTCAGATTTCAGCCCTGGCACTGTCTCCCATTCTCAGAGGAGACAGGGGAGAGCCAGAGGCTGATCAGGCTGTGGGTGGACTTGGGGGAGCCTTCGGGGGAAGTGAGCCCAGAGGTGAGCAGTCACCGTCCCACGGTCCTGGAGCTGGGATCCAAGATGCGACCAcccagcccagggccctgctCATACCCCACACCCTGCTCATCTGGGCAGGAGCCAGATGTCCAGCTGGACATCAGCAGCCACTGGCCTACCCCCAACCACTGAACTTGTGTTTCCCTAATTCTGATCCTCCAGGCTCCAGaggtgggtggaggtggggagcgGCTGTGATGGGATTTGGGGTGTGGAAAGAGGCTAGGCTAGGAGATTAAGAACCCCGGGCtgatcctccctcccccactctaGGATGACAGTCATGAGTCTCCTGGTTCTCGTCCTGAGCTGGGGCTCCATGGGCCTGGAGGCAGCCACGGCCGTGGTGAGTGCCAGGGCCGGGCCATTGGGCTCTGGGACTCAGGGGGCCTGGAGACTTCAACTTCTGGATCTCGGGATGGCATGGCTTAGTAGAGAAAGGAATTGGGGGGCACGATCACAGCTCTGAGGTTTAGGGCTTGTTTCCTGGGTCCTGAGTGGGTACAGATTGGTGTCCTGGACGTTTGAGCTGTAATGGAGGAGGGGCTGGAAACCTGGATTCctaggtctgagggaggaggggctgggggtctggactcctgggtgtgagggaggaggagctgggggcctggactcctctGAGTCTGAGGGAGAAAGGGCTGGAGAGTCTGAACCCCTGAGTCTGAGGGACgaggggcctggggcctggactcctgagtctgagggaggaggggctgggacctggactcctgggtggggaggggagctggGGAGCCAGGCACTGGGTGCTGTGGGAGTGTGGGTTTGAGCCCCTTTTCTGCTGCCTCACGCAGGGCCTCAGTGACTTCTGCTCCAATCCAGACCCTTATGTTCTGAACCTGACCCAGGAGGAGACAGGGCTCAGCTCAGGTGATTTCCAAGGGCCCGGTGGGTCTGCCGGGTTGGGCAGTGCAGGCCCTGGCTTCCTCAGGCCTCCTCTGTGCCCGGTCCtgcccagggtggggtgggggtgcagcCCGCCAGGCGAGACCCAGCCCTCTGGAAGGGAAGCAGGGCTCCTGGCCACTCCCCAGCTCGGAGCCCTCCTGGAGCCCCGCCACCCGCCAGACCCTCATCCCTTCTGCTCCAGCTGGCAGCGCCTCTCCTGGTGGGCTGGAAAAGAGGGCAGGATAAAGATGCCGGtgccaggaagagagaggagggtcAGGAGAGGGTGCTCCTGGGCGTCAGGAATGGGGAGTTTGGCCCCCTGGAGAAAACTGGGGAGCACCATTTAGTCAGGGGTTCCCAGGGAGTATAGGGTTGCCCACCAGCGCCTGCTCTGGCTGTGGCAGGAGCAGAAGGGACGCGGGGCTGGCGGGTCTCTGAAGGTAAGGCCATCGGGCTCCAGGGCTGGGCTGAGGCCCCTAACCCTGCTAACCCGCCAGTGCCCGGCCTTCCCCCGGGAGATCCCTGGGGGCCCAGGCTCAtggcctcctcccctctcctcctcccacttcAGACATCCTGAGCTATTATTTCCTCTGCAACCAGGCCGTCTCCAACCCCTTCCAACAGGTTAGGGCTGCGGGCAAGGGAAACGGGTGTTGAGGGAGCCAGAAATCTGGACTCTGAAGGGAGGgggcggggctggggctggggcctggactcctgggttccGGGGAGGATGCAGGCCAGGGGCCCGAGTGCTGTGTccggaggagaggagagagggccGGGGGCGTATACTCCTgggtcctcctccctccctttctctttctgcaGAGGCTGACTCTGTCCCAGCGAGCTCTGGCCAACATCCACTCCCAGCTGCTGGGCCTGGAGCGAGAagctgtgcctcagttcccttcAGCGCAGGTCGGTGGGTGGGCGCTCCCCAGACACGCGGACCCCACGGGGAAGGCGGACGGGGCGGGATGGAGCTGTGGGGCGTAGGCGGGGCTGCAGAGCTAGGCGGGGCCTTGGGTTGTGGGCGGGGTCGCAGGGCGGGGCCAGGGCGATGGGCGGGCCTGAAGAGTTCGTGGGAAAACGACCCCTCCTCGCCCCGCAGAAGCCTCTGCTGTCCTTGGAGGAGACTCTGAATGTGACAGAAGGAAATTTCCACCAGTTGGTGGCACTGCTACACTGCCGCGGCCTGCACAAGGTGAACCCCTTCCCCCTCCCAATTTCTTCTCCCACGGGGAGCCTCTGCCTCGACCCACAGAActacctcctcctgctccttggACCCCTGCCACTGCGCCTGAGGATATCTCTGGATCCTCTGTTTAGATGACTTATCTGTCCTATATCTATTCTCTACCTATTTATAACCTGTCGTCTACCTACCTATCAAGCATTATCCAtattccttccctcctccttccctttccccccAACTCCCGCACTCCCCGCTGGGTCCCCATCCCACCCTCCCCGTCCATTCCTGCCACCTTTTCCTTCCttgtcttctctcctctctccgtcctcctgcctctccctccctcctagaGGCTGCCGCTTAGTGAGTTCTGGAGCAAGACTGCCTGGGTTCCAGTCCTACCTCTTGACCAAGGGCAAGTCACCTAacttctctgtacctcagttaGTTCCCTCACTTATAAACCTGGGATTGCAAGAGTGGGCACCTGTCCAGCTCCCCTGCGGCGTGTGCTGTTCATACACTGGACAGGCAGGGGTGGGCAGGGTGCCCAGGAGGAAAGATATCTGGTGTCCTGCAGGCTCCAGTTTGGGCTCTGCCGCAGGCTGCATGGCCATAGGCAGGTGAGCATGGCTCACTCTGCTTCCCACCCGTACCGTGAGGAAGgacgagttttttttttttttttttttccactggatGGCTgtgaggattgaaaaaaaaaatccccttatAAAACAGTAGGagctggccgggcgcggaggctcacacctgtaatcccagcactttaggggacccaggcgggtggatcacctgaggtcaggagttcaagaccagcctggccaacatggtgataccccgtctctactaaaaatagaaaaagttagccgggcatggtggtgggcgcctataatcccaactactcgggaggctgaggcaggagaatcgcttgaatccacgaggcagaggttgcagtgagccgagattgtgccactgcactccagcctgggcaacaagagcgaaactgtcacAAACAAAACCAGTAAGAGCTGTTCTAAAACACACACCCGAGGATGCCTTTCCCCGGCCAGTCTTCCCATCAAAGACCTCACATGTGCATAGCTTCACCAAGTACCTGACCCTGTTGCGTTTTACAGGTGGTAACTCATCGATGCCTCATAACAATGCTATGAAGAAGGAACTATGATTATCCCACCTAACAGGTTAGAAGATGAGGAGCAGAGTTGAGGGAccttcccaaggtcacacggcCAGCCAGCCCGTGCACACTGAGGAGAGAGGGACCTTCCGGAGGGCCCCGCCCTCTGCCCCCCACAGCCAGGCAGTTGCCCAGTTTTGTCCTTTCTGCTTCTGGAATGTCTTCATCCATCTACTCTCAATGCCCAATGCCCCCGCTGCAGCTGAGGCCTCGTTCTCTCCCCTGCAGAAGGAAGCATGGCCCCCTCCCCATCCATCCCCCCATGAACCCTAGAATAGGGCTGCCAGATTCAGCAAACAGCAAACCACTCTGCTATAAGTACGCCCGGTGCAATGCTGGGGAGATACTTATACTAGAAAATTATGTATTGGGCATCTGATACTCAAATGTAACTGGAAGTCCTGAATTTGATCTGGCAACCCTACCCAAGAGGGATTTGTCTACACCATCGCATGGATCTGAGCTTTCCCTGGTCCGGCT contains:
- the TTYH1 gene encoding protein tweety homolog 1 isoform X10; translated protein: MGAPPGYRPSAWVHLLHQLPRADFQLRPVPSVFAPQEQQYQQALLLVAALAGLGLGLSLIFIAVYLIRFCCCRPPEPPGSKIPSPGGGCVTWSCIVALLAGCTGIGIGFYGNSETSDGVSQLSSALLHANHTLSTIDHLVLETVERLGEAVRTELTTLEEVLEPRTELVAAARGARRQAEAAAQQLQGLAFWQGVPLSPLQVAENVSFVEEYRWLAYVLLLLLELLVCLFTLLGLAKQSKWLVIVMTVMSLLVLVLSWGSMGLEAATAVGLSDFCSNPDPYVLNLTQEETGLSSEADSVPASSGQHPLPAAGPGARSCASVPFSAEASAVLGGDSECDRRKFPPVGGTATLPRPAQGGNSSMPHNNAMKKEL
- the TTYH1 gene encoding protein tweety homolog 1 isoform X7 — encoded protein: MGAPPGYRPSAWVHLLHQLPRADFQLRPVPSVFAPQEQQYQQALLLVAALAGLGLGLSLIFIAVYLIRFCCCRPPEPPGSKIPSPGGGCVTWSCIVALLAGCTGIGIGFYGNSETSDGVSQLSSALLHANHTLSTIDHLVLETVERLGEAVRTELTTLEEVLEPRTELVAAARGARRQAEAAAQQLQGLAFWQGVPLSPLQVAENVSFVEEYRWLAYVLLLLLELLVCLFTLLGLAKQSKWLVIVMTVMSLLVLVLSWGSMGLEAATAVGLSDFCSNPDPYVLNLTQEETGLSSEADSVPASSGQHPLPAAGPGARSCASVPFSAEASAVLGGDSECDRRKFPPVGGTATLPRPAQGLWCSPAGPVRRRPGRPALPAALLPAVRRSAGHCPLQPAPSLGPLPTQ
- the TTYH1 gene encoding protein tweety homolog 1 isoform X2, which encodes MGAPPGYRPSAWVHLLHQLPRADFQLRPVPSVFAPQEQQYQQALLLVAALAGLGLGLSLIFIAVYLIRFCCCRPPEPPGSKIPSPGGGCVTWSCIVALLAGCTGIGIGFYGNSETSDGVSQLSSALLHANHTLSTIDHLVLETVERLGEAVRTELTTLEEVLEPRTELVAAARGARRQAEAAAQQLQGLAFWQGVPLSPLQVAENVSFVEEYRWLAYVLLLLLELLVCLFTLLGLAKQSKWLVIVMTVMSLLVLVLSWGSMGLEAATAVGLSDFCSNPDPYVLNLTQEETGLSSDILSYYFLCNQAVSNPFQQRLTLSQRALANIHSQLLGLEREAVPQFPSAQKPLLSLEETLNVTEGNFHQLVALLHCRGLHKDYGAALRGLCEDALEGLLFLLLFSLLSAGALATALCSLPRAWALFPPRNPSALCSGSRLSEPLLPAGLEPGSPLRSFPGCRRRPH
- the TTYH1 gene encoding protein tweety homolog 1 isoform X3, producing MGAPPGYRPSAWVHLLHQLPRADFQLRPVPSVFAPQEQQYQQALLLVAALAGLGLGLSLIFIAVYLIRFCCCRPPEPPGSKIPSPGGGCVTWSCIVALLAGCTGIGIGFYGNSETSDGVSQLSSALLHANHTLSTIDHLVLETVERLGEAVRTELTTLEEVLEPRTELVAAARGARRQAEAAAQQLQGLAFWQGVPLSPLQVAENVSFVEEYRWLAYVLLLLLELLVCLFTLLGLAKQSKWLVIVMTVMSLLVLVLSWGSMGLEAATAVGLSDFCSNPDPYVLNLTQEETGLSSDILSYYFLCNQAVSNPFQQRLTLSQRALANIHSQLLGLEREAVPQFPSAQKPLLSLEETLNVTEGNFHQLVALLHCRGLHKDYGAALRGLCEDALEGLLFLLLFSLLSAGALATALCSLPRAWALFPPSDDYDDTDDDDPFNPQQESKRFVQWQSSI
- the TTYH1 gene encoding protein tweety homolog 1 isoform X4, giving the protein MGAPPGYRPSAWVHLLHQLPRADFQLRPVPSVFAPQEQQYQQALLLVAALAGLGLGLSLIFIAVYLIRFCCCRPPEPPGSKIPSPGGGCVTWSCIVALLAGCTGIGIGFYGNSETSDGVSQLSSALLHANHTLSTIDHLVLETVERLGEAVRTELTTLEEVLEPRTELVAAARGARRQAEAAAQQLQGLAFWQGVPLSPLQVAENVSFVEEYRWLAYVLLLLLELLVCLFTLLGLAKQSKWLVIVMTVMSLLVLVLSWGSMGLEAATAVGLSDFCSNPDPYVLNLTQEETGLSSDILSYYFLCNQAVSNPFQQRLTLSQRALANIHSQLLGLEREAVPQFPSAQKPLLSLEETLNVTEGNFHQLVALLHCRGLHKDYGAALRGLCEDALEGLLFLLLFSLLSAGALATALCSLPRAWALFPPSDDYDDTDDDDPFNPQESKRFVQWQSSI
- the TTYH1 gene encoding protein tweety homolog 1 isoform X6 yields the protein MGAPPGYRPSAWVHLLHQLPRADFQLRPVPSVFAPQEQQYQQALLLVAALAGLGLGLSLIFIAVYLIRFCCCRPPEPPGSKIPSPGGGCVTWSCIVALLAGCTGIGIGFYGNSETSDGVSQLSSALLHANHTLSTIDHLVLETVERLGEAVRTELTTLEEVLEPRTELVAAARGARRQAEAAAQQLQGLAFWQGVPLSPLQVAENVSFVEEYRWLAYVLLLLLELLVCLFTLLGLAKQSKWLVIVMTVMSLLVLVLSWGSMGLEAATAVGLSDFCSNPDPYVLNLTQEETGLSSEADSVPASSGQHPLPAAGPGARSCASVPFSAEASAVLGGDSECDRRKFPPVGGTATLPRPAQGLWCSPAGPVRRRPGRPALPAALLPAVRRSAGHCPLQPAPSLGPLPTQESKRFVQWQSSI
- the TTYH1 gene encoding protein tweety homolog 1 isoform X8, which gives rise to MGAPPGYRPSAWVHLLHQLPRADFQLRPVPSVFAPQEQQYQQALLLVAALAGLGLGLSLIFIAVYLIRFCCCRPPEPPGSKIPSPGGGCVTWSCIVALLAGCTGIGIGFYGNSETSDGVSQLSSALLHANHTLSTIDHLVLETVERLGEAVRTELTTLEEVLEPRTELVAAARGARRQAEAAAQQLQGLAFWQGVPLSPLQVAENVSFVEEYRWLAYVLLLLLELLVCLFTLLGLAKQSKWLVIVMTVMSLLVLVLSWGSMGLEAATAVGLSDFCSNPDPYVLNLTQEETGLSSDILSYYFLCNQAVSNPFQQRLTLSQRALANIHSQLLGLEREAVPQFPSAQKPLLSLEETLNVTEGNFHQLVALLHCRGLHKRLPLSEFWSKTAWVPVLPLDQGQVT
- the TTYH1 gene encoding protein tweety homolog 1 isoform X1 codes for the protein MGAPPGYRPSAWVHLLHQLPRADFQLRPVPSVFAPQEQQYQQALLLVAALAGLGLGLSLIFIAVYLIRFCCCRPPEPPGSKIPSPGGGCVTWSCIVALLAGCTGIGIGFYGNSETSDGVSQLSSALLHANHTLSTIDHLVLETVERLGEAVRTELTTLEEVLEPRTELVAAARGARRQAEAAAQQLQGLAFWQGVPLSPLQVAENVSFVEEYRWLAYVLLLLLELLVCLFTLLGLAKQSKWLVIVMTVMSLLVLVLSWGSMGLEAATAVGLSDFCSNPDPYVLNLTQEETGLSSDILSYYFLCNQAVSNPFQQRLTLSQRALANIHSQLLGLEREAVPQFPSAQKPLLSLEETLNVTEGNFHQLVALLHCRGLHKDYGAALRGLCEDALEGLLFLLLFSLLSAGALATALCSLPRAWALFPPSRNPSALCSGSRLSEPLLPAGLEPGSPLRSFPGCRRRPH
- the TTYH1 gene encoding protein tweety homolog 1 isoform X5, with product MGAPPGYRPSAWVHLLHQLPRADFQLRPVPSVFAPQEQQYQQALLLVAALAGLGLGLSLIFIAVYLIRFCCCRPPEPPGSKIPSPGGGCVTWSCIVALLAGCTGIGIGFYGNSETSDGVSQLSSALLHANHTLSTIDHLVLETVERLGEAVRTELTTLEEVLEPRTELVAAARGARRQAEAAAQQLQGLAFWQGVPLSPLQVAENVSFVEEYRWLAYVLLLLLELLVCLFTLLGLAKQSKWLVIVMTVMSLLVLVLSWGSMGLEAATAVGLSDFCSNPDPYVLNLTQEETGLSSEADSVPASSGQHPLPAAGPGARSCASVPFSAEASAVLGGDSECDRRKFPPVGGTATLPRPAQGLWCSPAGPVRRRPGRPALPAALLPAVRRSAGHCPLQPAPSLGPLPTQQESKRFVQWQSSI